A window of Aeromicrobium sp. Root236 contains these coding sequences:
- a CDS encoding alpha/beta hydrolase, whose amino-acid sequence MTSTMALRTRAFAALLGLAEKGIEDVVDLPAHRAKRVKLQRSLPGRYVFGRPDSRAVVEEITVGAGSRALVHRPAEATAPLPCVINLHGGGWVQGNPEQSQWLTTRVAVRNQAVVISPTYALAPEHPFPAGVESCWATLEWVVAHADELGIDAERIAVMGDSGGGNLAAVLALLARDAGGPAIRAQVLIYPGTEMYDRFPSEDRHAEAPVLTSKNMRAFARLYMGERYGDEDFRASPIRAASHAGLPPAFILTAELDPLLDNGARYRDALETAGVPVQYAEYAGAIHGFMSLPGVVPVARRALDDIVDYLDRTL is encoded by the coding sequence GTGACCTCGACGATGGCGCTGCGTACGCGCGCGTTCGCAGCTCTGCTGGGCCTCGCGGAGAAGGGCATCGAGGACGTCGTCGACCTCCCGGCGCACCGGGCCAAGCGGGTCAAGCTGCAACGCTCCCTCCCTGGCCGGTACGTCTTCGGGCGGCCCGACTCCCGTGCCGTCGTCGAGGAGATCACGGTCGGCGCCGGGTCCCGCGCGCTCGTCCATCGCCCTGCCGAGGCCACAGCACCGTTGCCCTGCGTCATCAACCTCCACGGCGGCGGCTGGGTGCAGGGCAACCCCGAGCAGTCGCAGTGGCTGACGACCCGCGTCGCCGTACGCAACCAGGCCGTCGTGATCTCGCCCACGTACGCGTTGGCGCCTGAGCACCCGTTCCCTGCCGGCGTCGAGAGCTGCTGGGCGACGCTGGAGTGGGTCGTCGCGCACGCCGACGAGCTGGGCATCGACGCAGAGCGCATCGCCGTGATGGGTGACAGCGGCGGCGGCAACCTCGCCGCTGTGCTGGCGCTGCTCGCGCGCGACGCCGGCGGGCCCGCGATCCGTGCGCAGGTGCTGATCTATCCGGGCACCGAGATGTACGACCGTTTCCCGTCCGAGGACCGTCACGCCGAGGCGCCCGTCCTCACGTCGAAGAACATGCGCGCCTTCGCCCGGCTCTACATGGGGGAGCGGTACGGCGACGAGGACTTCCGGGCGTCGCCGATCCGGGCGGCGTCGCACGCCGGCCTGCCCCCGGCGTTCATCCTGACGGCCGAGCTGGACCCGCTGCTCGACAACGGGGCCCGCTATCGCGACGCGTTGGAGACCGCGGGCGTGCCGGTGCAGTACGCCGAGTACGCGGGAGCGATCCACGGATTCATGAGCCTGCCGGGGGTCGTGCCGGTGGCCAGACGTGCGCTCGACGACATCGTCGACTACCTCGACCGCACGCTCTGA